Within Babylonia areolata isolate BAREFJ2019XMU chromosome 3, ASM4173473v1, whole genome shotgun sequence, the genomic segment CTTCGAACTGACAGGTGGATAGACATGCTCATTCAAGCAAACTAAATGTCTGGCTgaagcagtacacacacataggcgcacGCGCATTATTTTGTGACAACATGACATGAGGCTTTTTGATAAAATGTGGTGTCTACACAATTGTACAATacccgttattcttttgttttgctttttgctctgtgtgtgtgtgtgtgtgtgtgtgtgtgtgtgtgtatgcgtgtgtgtgatttgttggggttttttttgttttgttttgatacatCAAAAATGCTAAAATACCTTGTAGATACCActttatatattgatatatatgtatataacaaaTAACTTCAAAATATCAATTTCAGATGTCCTCTACACTCAtgatctttcatgtgtgtgtgtgtgtgtgtgtgtgtgtgtgtgtgtgtgtcacagagacagagagacagagacagagagttcataGCTGTCAAGATCtcatttcgttcgttcgtccccccccccccccccccccccccccccctctctccctctctctggccaAATCTGCACAATTCTAGTTAAGTCCACACTCCGCACTGACATTATCTTCGGCCcacaattctttctctctctttccttctgtctctcacccccacccctcacccccttcccttctctctcaatTCATTACactgcatcctttttttttccttatctttttttttttttttttctaaggtggGTTAATCCCGACATTGCTTAACAATGCACGCGACCAATCTCATTGGCCAAAAAAGCGAGGAAGGGAAACGAGGAGAGAGTGGGCAGGCAGGGGTAACCTGGTGTCATTTGCATATGCATGCGAAGAGGCTCACTTTCCACGTTTGACGTCACAGGCGGAAATTGACACTGGGGCATTTTTGCGGTTTGCGGCAGAAGTGAAGAGCGCGAGAACTCAGCCAGAACTCCGGGCGGTCGATGGATCCCGTGTGTGTGACTGCAACGATGGCAAGATGTCAGCACACggtcacgcacgcatgcacacacatacaagcgcacgcgcacgcgcgcggggCGCTGGGACAGatattagcgcgcgcgcgcgtacacacacacacacacgtttcagtttcagtttcagtagctcaaggaggcgtcactgcgttcggacaaatccatatacgctacaccacatctgccaagcagatgcctgaccagcagcgtaacccaacgcgcttagtcaggccttgagaaaaaaaaaggtgaataaataatagataagcttacataaataaataaataaataattatgatataaaaaaaggtagtagtaatgataataattaaaaaaataataataataaataaataaataagagaacaatgatgataaataagcaaataaatgtaaaacatgaagacacacatgcataacaggtaagcaccaaacatgcagtttcacagatacgaaagcacagtcaaatacattgTGTGCTTCCGTGCGCAAACAGgtatactgtcacacacaccctctctctctttcacacacacacacacacacacacacacacacactgacacacatgcgcgcgccggcacacacacacacacacacacacatacacacacacgccccgcgCTTACACAAGCAAGCTGTGCACGTGACCCTGATAGTCACGCGGTTGTTTCCGAACACACATGCGAACGTGTTCATGTAACTGGGTCAAAGTGTGAGGGTACGAAAGGATGGGGATGAACACTTAACTGACTTTTGTTGTACGTTTCTTTTGATCACGTTTATTCTGTCCCTTTCCCTGTCAATTCTGCACGCCACTCTACacgagcgcgtgcatgtgtgtgtatgcacatatgtatatgtgtacgcaTGCGTCCCTGTACATATACTTGTCAGTTCCCCCTGATGCAGTACATATTTCCTCTGTCTGAAACACCTGTCAGCGATGTAtgaaggcctgtgtgtgtgtgtgtgtgtgtgtgtgcgcgcgcgcgcgtaagcgcTAGCGCGCGTTTTAGTTTGTGGTGCCTTATTATGTCAGGCATTCAGCTCAAACTTTATGGGTCACTTCGcacagaggcagaagaagagaagtagGTGTTGTAAACGTTCAGAGCCTGTCATGAAAGCCGCGGAGGGCAGTACAGCCAAACGACTCAGTTACGAAACAAATGTCGCATTTAGTGGGCCAACATTACATTTTCAGTCTACCAGACACCACCTGCGTCAGTGTGTAAAGAGCATGcggttaacagagagagagagagagagagacagagacagagacagagacagagaaagagagagagattcggtgaGTCAGAGTATTATATCCAGCTGTTCACTCCTGATAAAAATATTTATGTCCCTCAATACTTCATGTCTGGGCTGATATAttccacccccttacacacacacacacacacacacacacacacacacacaatcctcagtcccccttcctccacctgttCCATCTGCTTTCATGTACTTACGAAATCAGCAGTTGTATATTAAGGAACTCTGGTGTGTACGACTGTGTTATGCGGTTGCATGTGTCTGCATACCATTATGTATATGTTGCAGACGGTCTAATAATGAGCAAGCCACACAAAAAAGTCAGAATAAACACGCCATCAACGAAGGACCCAGGAAAAGAAACAGCAAAGACGAACGGCGAGGAGTTAGAAAAAACGACAAAGAACAATGGAACAGAGACGTCAGCGACAAAGGACAAAGTAGCAGATACATCAGCAACGGAAGAAATGGGGGCAGAAACGAAAAGAGCAAAGGACAAGGAATTCTTCGAACTTCCTGTCCACATCATCCCTCCAGGAGCCAGGTTTAGAGGGTCGCCCAACAGGGAAAAGACTGTGGCCAAACCCAAACCAGCTGTACCAGACAAGAAGGTGTGGTTTTGTGGTATCTCCTGTTCTGTGTGCGtgccgcgcttgtgtgtgtgtgtgtgtgtgtgtgtgtgtgtgtgtgtgtgtgtgtgtgtgtgtgtgtgtgtgtgtgtctgtctgtctgtctgccactctgaATGGgtagtctatgtgtgtgcgtgcgaatacACGTAGTTTGGGTAGATAGGTATAATGGTTGTGTTTGAAAGAGAAACAGTGGCAACAGATGTCGTTGATGACCTCTCAGACTCTTGTCTCTTTCAATCCCTCACGAtacagcgcgcgtgtgtgtgtgtgtgtgtgtgtgtgattttattctCCATTTGTCCATGATTAAAGAATATAGGACACAATAATAATTTCATGTAATCAATCCTGTAGTTTCGCGCAGAAAGCAACTTAGGTGACTGATCGAGTTGATAATGACTTCCAAACAATTACTCCCATCAACCCTCACCCCTTCGTtggtaagaaaaaaataaatgaatatataagaagaaaaaaaatcaagttatATAGACCTGGCCGTGGTTTTCCAATTCAATTCATATATATGCCACTACCTGTACTTGAATCAAGCATTCAATGAATCTATCATTCTCTGCTTGAATCtgcatcatcattaacatcatcatcgtcatcatcatcatcataatgggcATTTTAACGCGATCTACCTCCTTGGCACAGGGCCCAGAGCGCTAACATTTAACACTTATttagggagtgggggatggtTGCAAAAATTAACACCACTGGGCATTATAATAAAGACTTACGaacaagacaaatggaatgtatcattgacagagcacacacacacacacacacacacacacacacacatgtatcactgacagagtacacacacacacacacacacaccacacacctacacacccgcCACCCGCCGCaccccccaatatatatatatatatatatatatatatatacatacatacatacatatacgcgcgtgcgccacaccacatccgcCTAGACATCCATGAAAGCAGGTTTAGAACAGATGTGTCTTGAGTCCAGATTTCATCTATTAAAAAATACATAATTCATGTTGGCAAATTTGGCAGGGAAGATTATTCCACGTGATAGGACCCAGGAATGAAAAGGCACGCTGTCCTTGTGTCTTTTTACGATATGGGATAAAGAAAATACTTGAATCAGCAGATGATCGTAATGAACGGAATGAAACATAAGGCTGAACAAGATCAGACAATTACTGAGGGACGTACCAGCAAAGTATTGGAACATGCACAAAACAATGTAACAATTCTCTGAGCTATAGGAAGCAAATGCCAGCAGGGGCTCCGTGTGGGTGTTCTTGGAAGCCTTCTTGACAAGGCGAGCTGCAGCATTCTAACTTTCTGAATCTAATCAGTCAGAAATTTGGGATATCCGACTAAAAGAAGTGATTTACAGAAACCAAGACAGGAAAGATTCTGGGAAGTTACGAGAAGTTTAGTGTAGTTGCTTCAACGGTGAGGACATGTCTAACAGAACATATTCTACGTTCTTCCAGGTCTGCACTCTGGCagggtttatttgtatttgtatttctttttatcacatcagatttctctgtgtaaaattcgggctgctctccccagggagagcgcgtcgctatactacagcgccacccatttttttgtattttttcctgcgtgtagttttatttgtttttcctattgaagtggatttttctacagaattttgccaggaacagcccttttgttgccgtgggttcttttacgtgcgctaaatgcatgctgcacacgggacctcggtttatcgtctcatccgaatgactagcgtccagaccaccactcaaggtctagtggagggggagaaaatatcggcggctgaaccgtgattcgaaccagcgcgctcagattctctcgcttccaaggcggacgcgttaccactaggccatcactccactagtcaTTAGTTATTTGTTGTTTCAATGATAGTTTGTTGTCAAGCGTGACGCCCGAGTTTCTTACTGAATCAGAGAAGAAAATATTGTACTGACCAATCATAAAAGAATCTGGGTAATTTTGAAGTATTTGGGTACCAGTAAATAGTGCCTCTGTTTCCCATGTATGCAATTTGTTTGTCGCTATCCAGAATTTTACAAAAGTGAAGCACAACTGCATGTTTTCAAGAACAGAAATGGAGTTTTTAGCACTGAGGAGTGAAACTAAAACTGTTATCAGCAAATTCATTGTGTGAAACTGTACTTTTCGATGACATTTGCCAGAGGCGGAATATATAACAGGAAAAGATGTGGTCCACGGACAGACGTGTGGTAAACCAGTGCAACAGAGGAATGGGTTAGACTAAAGCTTGAAATACATGACAAAATGATTTTCCATCATACgagatgaaatatatatatatttacatagagagaaagacacacacacacacacacatacatacatacatatatatatatatatatatatatatatatatatatatatatatatatagcatagaGTAGCAAATTATCTGTGCTTTTTACTTGCCCTTCATCACCGTCGCTCATAAACTGACAAATTAATTAAAACTGATTTTCAATACTCATTTCTCACCCCCACGaattctctccccctgttctctctTTCAACTTTTCGACTTAAGTTTAGCAATGATGTTTCATCGAAATTTATAtgcacaaagaaaggaaagaaaaaaaagacacgtaCCTTTGACACACAATTCAATCCCACGCTATCTTTTCCCAGCACGCTCAGCCTTCAAGAAGCCGCCGCCATCCGAGTCACCAAATCAGCAGACGTGCAGCAGACGATCTCCTCACCTCTTCCCGCGCTGAAGAAGTACATCCGGTGTCAACGGGCTTCGCTCTTTTGTCTTGTCCGTGCTGCAGGGATCGAAACATCGAGAACATCACACAAATGGTTCAGAGAAACTATTTTGGACCTGCCCCCCAACAACATTCAAGACCAGTCGACTATTCTCATCCAGTTTCTCAGCCCTACACCGAACTCCACCTCGTTTTGGAGATAAAACGAGGACAGcgtcagacagaccacagtgctGAACAAAAGAGGGTCTGTGTTCTGAACACTGTCACCAAAGCTGATGTCAGGTATGACGAGGCCATGAAAAAACTGGCCAAGTCTGTTGAGAATTTCTCAGTTTCGAGGTCAGAGACTGAGACCCCAGCTTTTAAACATGGGAAGAACGGGCCAAAACGTGACCTCGATTTGTAGCTGACGTGACCTTAACATGCATTGATGATCTGCCCCTGTATAAAAGGCGGGGAGATGCGGGGTTTTAATAAACCAGTCATATGAAGAAAGAAATAtgacgcgtgtatgtgtgtgtgtgtgtgcgcgcgcgcgtgtgtgtgcacgaacctataaatagatGGGTGGattagatgtatgtatgaaagagATCTCAGTACAATGCGTATAGGTGACTGATTACAGATATGTGCGCATGACTGCCACATTTATGAGCgcgcctggatttttttttttttttttttttttttttttgtggggaatATGTTGAGCGCGCGCGCTGACGCGTCTAGACATCAAACAGTCAGCCAGGTCATCCACTCTAACGCTCTCC encodes:
- the LOC143280474 gene encoding uncharacterized protein LOC143280474 yields the protein MSENGLIMSKPHKKVRINTPSTKDPGKETAKTNGEELEKTTKNNGTETSATKDKVADTSATEEMGAETKRAKDKEFFELPVHIIPPGARFRGSPNREKTVAKPKPAVPDKKHAQPSRSRRHPSHQISRRAADDLLTSSRAEEVHPVSTGFALLSCPCCRDRNIENITQMVQRNYFGPAPQQHSRPVDYSHPVSQPYTELHLVLEIKRGQRQTDHSAEQKRVCVLNTVTKADVRYDEAMKKLAKSVENFSVSRSETETPAFKHGKNGPKRDLDL